One window from the genome of Acanthochromis polyacanthus isolate Apoly-LR-REF ecotype Palm Island chromosome 21, KAUST_Apoly_ChrSc, whole genome shotgun sequence encodes:
- the hlfa gene encoding HLF transcription factor, PAR bZIP family member a — MEKMARPLPINPTFLPPTHGVLKSLLENPLKLPFHHDEGFGKDKEKEKKLDDESSAASHPQSAFLGPTLWDKTLPYDGDNFQLEYMDLEEFLSENGIPANTTQSDQAPQTAQPPQAAPLQQAPPPAPPTPSVVDLSSRATTSVHTGMAPQTCLHSPSTAALPSSRDTPSPIDPESIQVPVTYDPDPADLALSSVPGQEMFDPRKRKFSAEELKPQPMIKKARKVFIPEDLKDDRYWARRRKNNVAAKRSRDARRLKENQIAIRAGFLEKENAALRMEVADLRKELGRCKNVLAKYESRHGPL, encoded by the exons ATGGAGAAAATGGCCAGACCTCTTCCTATAAACCCAACTTTTCTGCCGCCGACTCACGGCGTCCTCAAGTCCCTGCTGGAGAACCCGCTGAAGCTGCCTTTCCATCATGACGAAG GATTTGGCAAAGAcaaggaaaaggagaagaagcTTGACGATGAGAGCAGCGCAGCCAGCCACCCACAGTCGGCCTTCCTCGGGCCGACCCTGTGGGACAAAACCCTTCCCTATGACGGGGACAACTTTCAGCTGGAGTACATGGACCTGGAGGAGTTCCTGTCAGAAAACGGCATCCCGGCCAACACGACCCAGAGTGACCAGGCGCCGCAGACGGCACAGCCTCCTCAGGCTGCCCCTCTGCAGCAGGCCCCGCCACCCGCCCCGCCCACCCCCTCCGTGGTGGACCTGAGCAGCCGAGCCACCACATCAGTTCACACAGGCATGGCGCCTCAGACCTGCCTCCACAGCCCCAGCACAGCAG CACTGCCCTCATCCCGGGACACCCCCAGCCCCATCGACCCAGAGTCCATTCAGGTGCCCGTGACCTATGACCCCGACCCTGCTGACCTGGCCCTGTCCAGCGTACCCGGTCAGGAGATGTTCGACCCCAGGAAGCGCAAGTTCTCCGCCGAGGAGCTGAAGCCACAGCCTATGATCAAAAAAGCCCGCAAGGTCTTCATTCCCGAGGACCTGAAG GACGATAGGTACTGGGCCCGGCGCAGAAAGAACAACGTGGCGGCCAAGCGGTCACGAGACGCCAGGCGGCTGAAGGAGAACCAGATCGCCATCCGGGCCGGCTTCCTGGAGAAGGAGAACGCCGCTCTCCGCATGGAGGTAGCGGACTTGAGGAAGGAGTTGGGCCGCTGCAAGAACGTTCTGGCTAAATACGAGTCCCGACACGGGCCCCTGTGA